A window of the Henckelia pumila isolate YLH828 chromosome 3, ASM3356847v2, whole genome shotgun sequence genome harbors these coding sequences:
- the LOC140891570 gene encoding glycine-rich domain-containing protein 2-like isoform X1, with protein sequence MKGGVSKGPLPGTILVGFLCWQHSESPLCKGPLVVPLDCEWILNCHRLNPVLYKSDCEKFYGSILYNSNVVSTVGGTLIKTSEEICKNLYPDEPFELDLAESSNSSL encoded by the exons ATGAAGGGCGGGGTATCAAAAGGGCCATTACCAG GTACAATACTTGTTGGCTTCCTTTGCTGGCAACATTCTGAATCCCCACTGTGTAAAGGCCCATTGGTGGTTCCATTAGACTGCGAATGGATTTTGAATTGCCACAGGCTAAATCCA GTCTTGTACAAATCTGACTGTGAGAAGTTCTATGGGAGTATTCTGTACAATTCTAATGTTGTTTCTACTGTGGGAGGAACTTTGATCAAGACATcagaagaaatttgtaagaatTTATACCCAGATGAGCCCTTTGAATTGGATCTAGCTGAGTCATCCAACTCATCTTTGTGA
- the LOC140891570 gene encoding uncharacterized protein isoform X2 — MVWARKGMVIEYAKNLSRFAASNGKKHVIILFSLDFGRWKSIDMSSLQDPSRTNITAKINLMKLEVNEVNLSTSV, encoded by the exons ATGGTTTGGGCCAGAAAG GGTATGGTGATTGAGTACGCGAAGAACCTGTCAAGATTTGCTGCTTCTAATGGAAAGAAGCATGTTATCATACTCTTCAGCTTGGACTTTGGGAGATGGAAAAGCATTGACATGTCAAG ttTGCAGGATCCATCAAGAACTAATATTACAGccaagatcaatttgatgaaGTTAGAAGTGAATGAAGTGAATTTGTCTACTTCTGTGTAG